Proteins encoded together in one Oxalobacteraceae sp. CFBP 8761 window:
- a CDS encoding efflux RND transporter periplasmic adaptor subunit: MNIFTRKRVVIAVAVLAAVAVAVAVVKRKDDAVPPSQYRSTVVDRGAINQTVTATGTINPVALINVGSQVSGTVAELNADFNDRVKKGQVLLKLEPTIFNAQVRQAEANIASARASLRLAQATFERNEQLVAQNFLSGLALDQSKREMQVAQANLTLAQAQHDRARADLNNSVIRSPIDGVVIKRTIDLGQTLAASFNTPNLFQIAQDLTKMQIDTSVSEADVGQLKDGLPARFVVDAYPDREFAATMRQFRLAPNVVQNVVTYNVVLDVDNVDELLKPGMTAQVRLVVANRPDVLRIPTTALRFRLSEEEQEAERKRNKDAKPGAVAPTPAPVKDDDVAFRSASDTTRMFKIYKLDAMNHPQPVDIRAGLSNFRYTEVVSGDLKAGDRVVTRSLVTPENP; this comes from the coding sequence ATGAACATCTTCACCAGGAAGCGCGTTGTCATCGCCGTTGCCGTCCTCGCCGCTGTCGCCGTCGCCGTTGCCGTGGTCAAGCGCAAGGACGACGCCGTACCACCATCCCAATACCGCAGCACCGTCGTCGATCGCGGCGCCATCAACCAGACCGTCACCGCCACCGGCACCATCAATCCGGTCGCGCTGATCAATGTCGGCTCGCAGGTGTCGGGCACCGTGGCTGAGCTGAATGCCGACTTCAACGACCGCGTGAAAAAAGGCCAGGTGCTGCTCAAGCTCGAGCCGACCATTTTCAATGCCCAGGTGCGCCAGGCCGAAGCGAATATCGCGTCGGCGCGCGCCAGCCTGCGCCTGGCCCAGGCCACGTTCGAGCGCAACGAGCAGCTGGTGGCGCAGAATTTCCTGTCCGGTCTCGCGCTCGACCAGTCCAAGCGCGAGATGCAGGTCGCGCAGGCCAACCTGACGCTGGCGCAGGCGCAGCACGACCGCGCCAGGGCGGACCTGAACAACAGCGTGATCCGCTCGCCGATCGACGGCGTCGTCATCAAGCGCACGATCGACCTGGGCCAGACCCTGGCGGCGTCGTTCAACACGCCGAACCTGTTCCAGATCGCGCAAGACCTGACCAAGATGCAGATCGATACCAGCGTATCCGAAGCCGACGTCGGCCAGCTCAAGGACGGCCTGCCGGCGCGCTTCGTCGTCGATGCCTATCCCGACCGCGAATTCGCCGCCACCATGCGCCAGTTCCGCCTCGCGCCAAACGTCGTGCAGAACGTCGTCACGTACAACGTGGTGCTCGACGTCGACAACGTCGACGAACTGCTCAAGCCCGGCATGACGGCGCAGGTGCGGCTGGTGGTAGCGAACCGCCCGGACGTGCTGCGCATCCCGACCACCGCGCTGCGCTTCCGGCTGTCGGAAGAAGAGCAGGAGGCCGAGCGAAAACGCAACAAGGATGCCAAACCGGGCGCCGTTGCACCCACTCCCGCGCCGGTCAAGGACGACGACGTCGCATTCCGCAGCGCGAGCGACACCACGCGCATGTTCAAGATTTACAAGCTGGACGCGATGAACCACCCGCAGCCCGTCGATATCCGCGCCGGCCTTTCGAACTTCCGCTATACCGAAGTCGTGTCGGGCGACCTGAAGGCGGGCGACCGCGTCGTCACCCGCTCGCTGGTCACACCGGAGAATCCATGA
- the rpiA gene encoding ribose-5-phosphate isomerase RpiA, translating into MTQDELKQAVARAAIDYVVEGEIIGVGTGSTANFFIDELAKIKDRIKGTVASSEATASRLRGHGIPVFDLNDVESMAVYIDGADEINAQGAMIKGGGAALTREKIVASVAKKFVCIADGSKLVETLGAFALPVEVIPMARASVMRQLAALGGQPKLRLKAGTDQAFITDNGGELIDVAGLKITDPVALEENINQIVGVIAVGLFAKAGADVCLLGTADGVKTLSL; encoded by the coding sequence ATGACTCAAGACGAACTGAAACAAGCCGTAGCGCGCGCCGCCATCGATTACGTGGTCGAGGGTGAAATCATCGGTGTGGGCACCGGCTCGACCGCCAACTTCTTCATCGACGAACTGGCGAAGATCAAGGACCGCATCAAGGGCACCGTCGCGTCGTCCGAAGCCACGGCAAGCCGCCTGCGCGGCCACGGCATCCCCGTGTTCGACCTGAATGACGTCGAATCGATGGCGGTCTACATCGACGGCGCCGACGAAATCAACGCGCAGGGCGCGATGATCAAGGGCGGCGGCGCCGCGCTCACGCGCGAAAAAATCGTCGCGTCGGTGGCAAAGAAGTTCGTCTGCATCGCCGACGGCTCCAAGCTGGTCGAGACGCTCGGCGCATTCGCGCTGCCGGTCGAAGTGATCCCGATGGCGCGCGCGTCGGTGATGCGCCAGCTGGCGGCACTGGGTGGCCAGCCGAAGCTGCGCCTCAAGGCCGGTACCGATCAGGCGTTCATCACCGACAACGGCGGCGAACTGATCGATGTGGCGGGTCTGAAGATTACCGATCCGGTGGCGCTCGAAGAGAACATCAACCAGATCGTCGGCGTGATCGCCGTTGGCCTGTTCGCCAAAGCCGGCGCCGATGTCTGCCTGCTCGGCACGGCAGACGGCGTCAAGACCCTGTCGCTGTAA
- a CDS encoding oxidative damage protection protein — MARTVHCIKLNKEAEGLDYPPVPGEMGKKLYLQVSKEAWQAWLKHQTMLINENRLNLADDRARKYLATQLEKHFFGEGADQAMGYVPPPV, encoded by the coding sequence ATGGCCCGCACCGTCCACTGCATCAAACTGAACAAGGAAGCCGAAGGCCTGGATTACCCACCGGTCCCCGGCGAGATGGGCAAGAAGCTGTACCTGCAGGTCTCGAAAGAAGCCTGGCAGGCATGGCTCAAGCACCAGACCATGCTGATCAATGAAAACCGCCTGAACCTGGCCGACGACCGCGCGCGCAAATACCTGGCGACGCAGCTGGAGAAGCACTTCTTCGGCGAAGGCGCCGACCAGGCGATGGGCTACGTGCCGCCACCGGTGTAA
- the argA gene encoding amino-acid N-acetyltransferase, translating into METPTQFVQWLRSVAPYIHAFGGKTFVVAFPGELVAAGALPVLAQDLSLLVGLGIRIVLVHGSRPQVAEQLELRNVEGRFHNGVRVTDTAALECAKEAAGELRLDIEAAFSQGLPNTPMSNAQISIVSGNFVVARPLGVIDGVDFELTGVTRKIAAEKIHPILQTEDNLVLLSPLGFSPTGEIFNLTLEDVAASAAIALHADKLIFITETPMIVDAAGTEIRELSSHMAEAVLQAGFLSDSAAFYMEHAIKACNAGVDRAHIIPFEMDGSALLEVFTHDGVGTMISHENLESLRQATIEDVGGIIKLIEPLEADGTLVYRGRELIEREIDQFSVIDHDGVIFGCAALYPFPESKMGEMACLTVSQDAQTQGDGERILKHMENRARAAGLTKLFVLTTRTSHWFKKRGFVPATVDDLPKDRQHMYNWQRRSQVLIKTL; encoded by the coding sequence ATGGAAACTCCTACCCAATTCGTCCAGTGGCTGCGCTCGGTCGCGCCGTACATTCACGCATTCGGCGGCAAGACCTTCGTGGTCGCCTTCCCCGGCGAGCTCGTTGCTGCCGGCGCACTACCAGTACTGGCGCAGGACTTGTCACTGCTGGTCGGCCTGGGCATCCGGATCGTGCTGGTGCACGGCTCGCGTCCGCAGGTGGCCGAACAGCTCGAACTGCGTAACGTCGAGGGGCGCTTTCACAACGGCGTGCGCGTCACCGACACCGCCGCCCTCGAATGCGCGAAAGAAGCCGCCGGCGAACTGCGTCTCGATATCGAAGCCGCCTTCAGCCAGGGCCTGCCCAACACGCCGATGTCCAACGCCCAGATCAGCATCGTCTCGGGCAACTTCGTCGTGGCCCGCCCGCTTGGCGTGATCGACGGCGTCGACTTCGAACTCACGGGCGTCACGCGCAAGATCGCCGCTGAAAAAATCCACCCGATCCTGCAGACCGAAGACAACCTGGTGCTGCTCTCGCCGCTGGGTTTCTCGCCCACCGGCGAAATCTTCAACCTGACGCTGGAAGACGTCGCCGCGTCGGCAGCGATCGCGCTGCATGCCGACAAGCTGATCTTCATTACCGAAACACCGATGATCGTCGATGCGGCCGGCACCGAGATCCGCGAGCTGTCGTCGCACATGGCCGAAGCCGTGCTGCAGGCGGGCTTCCTGTCCGACTCGGCCGCGTTCTACATGGAGCATGCGATCAAGGCCTGCAATGCCGGCGTCGATCGCGCCCACATCATTCCGTTCGAGATGGACGGCTCGGCGCTGCTCGAGGTGTTCACCCACGATGGCGTGGGGACCATGATCAGCCACGAGAACCTCGAAAGCCTGCGTCAGGCCACAATTGAGGACGTTGGCGGAATTATCAAGCTTATCGAGCCACTTGAAGCCGACGGCACGCTGGTCTATCGCGGCCGCGAGCTGATCGAACGCGAGATCGACCAGTTCTCGGTCATCGACCACGATGGCGTGATCTTCGGCTGCGCCGCGCTGTATCCGTTCCCCGAATCGAAGATGGGCGAGATGGCCTGCCTGACCGTGAGCCAGGACGCGCAGACGCAGGGCGACGGTGAGCGCATCCTCAAGCACATGGAAAACCGCGCCCGCGCGGCCGGCCTGACCAAGCTGTTCGTGCTGACCACGCGCACGTCGCACTGGTTCAAGAAGCGCGGCTTCGTGCCGGCCACCGTGGACGACCTGCCGAAAGACCGGCAGCACATGTACAACTGGCAGCGCCGCTCACAGGTCTTGATCAAGACTTTATAA
- the hrpA gene encoding ATP-dependent RNA helicase HrpA, with amino-acid sequence MSEQSNKPSQRPARAVDATSNATAAPAPAQPRPRRARGDGQPRQQLPHREDVPRERNPLPPITFPEDLPVSGRRAEIARAIQENQVVIVSGETGSGKTTQLPKICLELGRGSKGLIGHTQPRRIAASSTAKRIAQELGTPLGEHVGFKVRFNDTLQKGASVKLMTDGILLAETQTDPLLRNYDTIIIDEAHERSLNIDFLLGYLKQLMPRRPDLKIIITSATIDAERFARHFGKGDGADLKPAPVIEVSGRLYAVEVRYRAVDRDPVVGVNTPKPGETPNLAPKAQAARDKRDLMDAVVDGVDEVCRLGQGDVLVFLPGEREIRDCAEALRKHHPPHVEILPLFARLSVEEQDRVFRTTNARRIVLSTNVAETSLTVPGIRYVVDTGLARVKRYSFRNKVEQLQVEPIAQSAANQRAGRCGRVADGVCIRLFEEDDFLKRPKFTEPEILRSSLAAVILRMKALRLTDVETFPFIEAPQGRAIADGYQLLQEVGAVDDTNELTPLGRKLAKLPLDPRVGRMILAALDNGCLTEMLIVASALSTQDPRDRPIEYQQQADEKHKKFADERSEFLSYLKIWAWFEDAIEHKKTNRQLQENCRANFLSQVRLREWRDVHSQLLTIVREQGWRLNESPATYEQLHISLLTGLLGNIGFKAEDEQAGIYLGARGIKFHIWPGSTLGKKAGRWIMAAELVETTRLYARTIAQIQPEWVEKVGAHLLKKSWGEPRWEKKQAQVTALERATLHGIVIYGARRINYGQRNPTEAREIFIRDALVAGDYETRLPFYIHNHKLVKDIENLEHKSRRQDVLVDDQLIVAFYDSEIPRDIVNGAGFEKWYKDVARENPKLLYLNREELMRHEAAGITTELFPKTMTVTGIEMGLSYHFEPGSVRDGVTLAVPLFALNQIPQERAAWLVPGMIKEKVHLLLKSLPQKLRRHCVPLPDYAAKFVERIHAAGTFGRGDLIDVLIADVRAQTGTLVLTADFKIETLPAHMFMNFKVIDEHSRQLDMGRNLATLQAELGGQARESFQKMAESAPASSSSLARLARPGAIGSGAAATASAAPAAAPTAKGKGAQPAAPAVASAKGASTSSQHTGLTAWTFGDLPELLEINQGKLTLIGFPALVDKITHCDLEVFDDPNVAARTHRVGLRRLFALQFKEQLKFAEKNIPGLQGMGMQFMSLGSQEDLRDQIVAKAIDIACLQDPLPLNAAQFNARRDQGKGRIGLLINEVARLAGQVLAEFHGMPKRVQTLPQAVSADIMGQLQALVHKRFIADNEYSQLAHFPRYLKGINVRLEKLRGNPTRDAQLMAEWQSAAAQFQRTLKNMGSKNNDPRMIEFRWMLEELRVSLFAQELRTPMPVSAKRLQKVWESMQR; translated from the coding sequence ATGTCTGAACAGAGTAACAAGCCTTCGCAACGACCGGCGCGCGCCGTAGACGCCACTTCCAATGCCACCGCGGCCCCTGCACCTGCCCAGCCACGTCCACGCCGCGCGCGTGGCGACGGGCAGCCACGCCAGCAGCTGCCGCACCGCGAGGATGTGCCACGCGAGCGCAATCCGCTGCCGCCGATTACCTTTCCCGAAGACTTGCCGGTCTCGGGCCGGCGCGCTGAAATCGCCAGGGCGATCCAGGAAAACCAGGTCGTCATCGTCTCGGGCGAAACCGGGTCGGGCAAGACGACCCAGCTGCCGAAGATCTGCCTGGAACTGGGCCGCGGCAGCAAGGGCCTGATCGGCCACACGCAGCCACGCCGGATCGCCGCGTCGTCCACCGCCAAGCGCATCGCGCAGGAACTGGGGACGCCACTGGGCGAGCACGTGGGCTTCAAGGTGCGCTTCAACGACACGCTGCAAAAGGGCGCGTCGGTCAAGCTGATGACCGACGGTATCCTGCTGGCCGAAACGCAGACCGATCCGCTGCTGCGCAACTACGACACGATCATCATCGACGAGGCGCACGAGCGCAGTCTGAACATCGACTTCTTGCTCGGCTACCTGAAGCAGCTGATGCCGCGCCGGCCGGACCTGAAGATCATCATCACGTCGGCGACGATCGACGCCGAGCGCTTCGCGCGCCACTTCGGCAAGGGCGATGGCGCCGACTTGAAACCGGCGCCGGTGATCGAAGTATCTGGTCGCCTGTATGCTGTGGAGGTACGTTATCGCGCGGTCGATCGTGATCCGGTCGTGGGTGTTAATACGCCCAAGCCCGGCGAGACGCCGAATCTCGCGCCAAAGGCACAAGCCGCGCGCGACAAACGCGACCTGATGGATGCGGTGGTCGATGGCGTCGATGAAGTGTGCCGCCTGGGGCAGGGCGACGTGCTCGTGTTCTTGCCGGGCGAGCGCGAGATCCGCGATTGCGCCGAGGCGCTGCGCAAGCACCATCCGCCGCATGTCGAGATCCTGCCGCTGTTCGCGCGCCTGTCGGTCGAAGAGCAGGATCGCGTGTTCCGCACGACGAATGCGCGCCGCATCGTGTTGTCGACCAACGTGGCCGAGACGTCGCTGACCGTGCCGGGCATTCGCTATGTGGTCGACACGGGTCTGGCGCGTGTAAAGCGCTACAGCTTCAGGAACAAGGTCGAGCAGTTGCAGGTCGAGCCGATCGCGCAGTCGGCCGCCAACCAGCGCGCCGGCCGCTGCGGCCGTGTGGCCGATGGCGTCTGTATCCGCCTGTTCGAAGAAGACGATTTCCTCAAGCGTCCCAAATTTACCGAACCCGAAATCCTGCGCTCGTCGCTGGCCGCCGTCATCCTGCGCATGAAGGCGCTGCGCCTGACGGACGTGGAGACCTTCCCGTTCATCGAGGCGCCGCAGGGCCGCGCGATCGCTGACGGCTACCAGCTGCTGCAAGAGGTTGGTGCGGTCGACGACACCAATGAACTGACGCCACTGGGCCGCAAGCTGGCCAAGCTGCCGCTCGACCCGCGTGTGGGCCGCATGATTCTCGCCGCGCTCGACAACGGGTGCCTGACCGAGATGCTGATCGTGGCCTCGGCTTTGTCAACGCAGGACCCGCGCGACCGTCCCATCGAGTACCAGCAGCAGGCCGACGAGAAGCACAAGAAGTTCGCCGACGAGCGCTCGGAGTTTCTCAGCTACCTGAAGATCTGGGCCTGGTTCGAAGACGCGATCGAGCACAAGAAAACCAATCGCCAGCTGCAGGAAAACTGCCGCGCCAACTTCCTGTCGCAGGTGCGCCTGCGCGAGTGGCGCGATGTGCATTCACAGCTGCTGACCATCGTGCGCGAGCAGGGCTGGCGCCTGAACGAGTCACCGGCAACCTACGAGCAGCTGCACATCTCGCTGCTCACCGGCCTGCTGGGCAATATCGGTTTCAAGGCCGAGGACGAGCAGGCCGGCATCTATCTGGGCGCACGCGGCATCAAGTTCCACATCTGGCCCGGCTCGACGCTGGGCAAGAAGGCAGGGCGCTGGATCATGGCGGCCGAACTGGTCGAGACGACGCGCCTGTATGCGCGCACGATCGCGCAGATCCAGCCGGAGTGGGTCGAGAAGGTCGGCGCGCACCTCTTGAAAAAATCCTGGGGTGAGCCGCGCTGGGAGAAAAAGCAGGCGCAGGTCACGGCGCTCGAACGCGCGACGCTGCACGGCATCGTCATCTACGGCGCGCGCCGCATCAACTACGGCCAGCGCAATCCAACCGAAGCGCGCGAGATCTTCATCCGCGACGCGCTGGTCGCGGGCGACTACGAAACGCGCCTGCCGTTCTACATCCACAACCACAAGCTGGTGAAGGACATCGAGAACCTCGAGCACAAGTCGCGCCGCCAGGACGTGCTGGTGGACGACCAGCTGATCGTGGCCTTCTACGACAGCGAGATCCCGCGCGACATCGTCAATGGCGCCGGTTTCGAGAAGTGGTACAAGGACGTCGCGCGCGAGAACCCGAAGCTGCTGTACCTGAACCGCGAAGAACTGATGCGGCACGAAGCGGCCGGCATCACCACCGAGCTGTTCCCGAAGACGATGACCGTCACCGGCATCGAGATGGGGCTGTCGTACCACTTCGAGCCGGGCAGCGTGCGCGATGGCGTCACGCTCGCCGTGCCGCTGTTCGCGCTGAACCAGATTCCGCAGGAGCGCGCGGCGTGGCTGGTGCCGGGCATGATCAAGGAAAAGGTGCATCTGCTGCTCAAGTCACTGCCGCAAAAGCTGCGCCGTCACTGCGTGCCGCTGCCGGACTATGCGGCCAAGTTCGTCGAGCGCATCCACGCGGCCGGCACGTTCGGACGGGGCGACCTGATCGACGTGCTGATCGCCGACGTGCGCGCGCAGACCGGCACGCTGGTGCTGACGGCCGACTTCAAGATCGAGACGCTGCCAGCGCACATGTTCATGAACTTCAAGGTGATCGACGAGCATAGTCGCCAGCTGGACATGGGCCGCAACCTGGCCACGCTGCAGGCCGAACTGGGCGGGCAGGCGCGCGAGAGTTTCCAGAAGATGGCCGAGTCGGCGCCGGCATCGAGCAGTTCGCTCGCGCGGTTGGCGCGGCCTGGCGCAATTGGTTCCGGCGCAGCGGCTACTGCTTCTGCTGCACCCGCCGCGGCGCCAACGGCCAAGGGCAAGGGCGCCCAGCCGGCCGCGCCGGCGGTGGCCTCGGCCAAAGGTGCATCGACGAGCAGCCAGCACACGGGCCTGACCGCCTGGACGTTTGGCGACTTGCCCGAGCTCCTGGAGATCAACCAGGGCAAGCTGACGCTGATCGGCTTCCCGGCGCTGGTCGACAAGATCACGCACTGCGATCTGGAAGTCTTCGACGACCCGAACGTGGCGGCGCGTACGCACCGCGTGGGCCTGCGCCGTCTGTTCGCGCTGCAGTTCAAGGAGCAGCTCAAGTTCGCCGAGAAGAACATCCCCGGCCTGCAGGGCATGGGCATGCAGTTCATGAGCCTGGGTTCGCAGGAAGACTTGCGCGACCAGATCGTGGCCAAGGCGATCGACATCGCCTGCCTGCAGGATCCGCTGCCGCTCAATGCGGCGCAGTTCAACGCGCGCCGTGACCAGGGCAAGGGCCGCATTGGACTCTTGATCAACGAGGTGGCGCGCCTGGCGGGTCAGGTGCTGGCTGAATTCCACGGCATGCCCAAGCGCGTGCAGACCCTGCCGCAGGCGGTGTCGGCGGACATCATGGGGCAGTTGCAGGCGCTCGTGCACAAGCGCTTCATCGCGGACAACGAGTACAGCCAGCTGGCGCACTTCCCGCGCTACCTGAAGGGGATCAACGTGCGGCTGGAGAAGCTGCGCGGTAATCCGACGCGCGATGCGCAGCTGATGGCGGAGTGGCAGTCGGCAGCAGCGCAGTTCCAGCGCACACTGAAAAACATGGGGTCGAAGAACAACGATCCGCGCATGATCGAGTTCCGCTGGATGCTGGAAGAGTTGCGGGTGTCGCTGTTCGCGCAGGAGCTGAGAACGCCGATGCCGGTGTCGGCCAAGCGCTTGCAGAAGGTGTGGGAGTCGATGCAGCGGTAA
- a CDS encoding PRC-barrel domain-containing protein, which yields MGYADRDKYGMYKDSSIAGPGPSLMGADTLIGENVVNANEEDLGEIKEIMLDMQTGQVAYAVLAFGGFLGMGEKLFAVPWQALHLDTVNKRFVLGIEKDRLKSAPGFDKDAWPDMADSIWAGDVHDFYGTDPQRSGAPTMGPGVPTAGMGGAATGSSTYAGGAMGSSMGAGSAGSASVAGSGSSMSDSSLNQGSGASLDPRAGNLGDDDDLSRIRGSNIG from the coding sequence ATGGGCTACGCAGATCGCGACAAATATGGCATGTACAAGGACAGCTCCATCGCAGGTCCGGGACCATCGCTGATGGGGGCTGATACCTTGATTGGCGAAAATGTTGTCAATGCCAACGAAGAAGACCTTGGCGAGATCAAGGAAATCATGCTCGACATGCAGACCGGTCAGGTCGCCTACGCCGTGCTGGCCTTCGGCGGCTTTTTGGGCATGGGCGAAAAACTGTTCGCCGTGCCATGGCAGGCGCTGCACCTCGACACGGTCAACAAACGTTTCGTGCTGGGCATCGAAAAAGACCGCCTGAAATCCGCGCCCGGTTTCGACAAGGACGCGTGGCCCGACATGGCTGACTCGATCTGGGCCGGCGACGTCCACGATTTCTATGGCACCGACCCGCAGCGTTCGGGCGCACCGACCATGGGCCCGGGTGTGCCAACGGCTGGCATGGGCGGCGCGGCCACCGGCAGCAGCACCTACGCCGGCGGCGCAATGGGCTCGAGCATGGGCGCAGGATCGGCCGGTTCGGCGAGTGTTGCCGGATCGGGCAGCAGCATGAGCGACTCGTCGCTCAATCAGGGCTCGGGCGCGAGTCTGGATCCACGCGCCGGCAACCTGGGCGACGACGATGATCTGAGCCGGATCCGGGGCAGCAATATCGGGTAA
- a CDS encoding NERD domain-containing protein — MTSGERRFAVRLEDKLEDDYLCWYDVSIGARNQHPDFIVFHPARGLLVLEVKDWRLGTLVSIDKQHAVIVTDAGTKQVLNPLEQARQYLYAVTNKLEGDPMLIWPSGSLKGKFFFPYGCGVVLSNITRKQFDDGALGEVLPAHLVICQDEMTESVDDEAFQARLWGMFPIKFKMKLSLPQIDRVRWHMFPEVRIGVQADPCEEHGQISTEIPDLIRVMDLQQEQLARSLGEGHRVIHGVAGSGKTLILGYRAEHLAKLSQRPIAILCYNKTLAAKLAAMIEQKGLGDKIVAINFHAWCMRQLDTYHVDKPAKSADLDAYFEACIDSVIRGVDSDLIPRGQYDAVLIDEGHDFKPAWFKLIVQMVNPETKSLLVLYDDAQSIYHTAKKLKFSFSSVGVHAAGRTTILKLNYRNTAEILAVARAFAAELLTAHNTEDDEAPTVQPMSTGRHGPKPILVQLPSLQKEAEFLADKLVAASKTGTPWGEMALIYRRYGVGKVLAEVLQRRDIPFQWQQAKGMAYSPVHDSVKLITMHSSKGLEFSLVGIPGLGAELKEEDIVEDEARLLYVAMTRATHELVMTCDGITPHTDKLKRAMTVLETM; from the coding sequence ATGACCTCTGGTGAACGGCGCTTCGCTGTGCGCCTCGAAGACAAACTCGAAGATGACTATCTGTGCTGGTATGACGTGAGCATCGGCGCGCGTAACCAGCATCCCGACTTCATCGTGTTTCATCCTGCACGCGGCTTGCTGGTGCTGGAAGTAAAGGACTGGCGCCTCGGCACCCTGGTCAGTATCGACAAGCAGCACGCCGTGATCGTTACCGATGCGGGTACCAAGCAAGTCTTGAATCCGCTGGAGCAGGCGCGCCAGTATCTGTACGCCGTCACCAACAAGCTGGAAGGCGATCCGATGCTGATCTGGCCATCGGGTAGCTTGAAAGGGAAATTCTTCTTTCCCTACGGTTGTGGGGTCGTGCTGAGCAATATCACGCGCAAGCAATTTGACGATGGCGCGTTGGGCGAGGTTCTTCCGGCGCACCTCGTTATTTGCCAGGACGAGATGACGGAGAGTGTGGACGACGAAGCGTTCCAGGCGCGGTTATGGGGGATGTTCCCGATCAAGTTCAAGATGAAGCTGTCGTTGCCGCAAATTGACCGTGTGCGCTGGCATATGTTTCCTGAAGTGCGTATTGGCGTTCAGGCCGATCCGTGCGAAGAACACGGCCAGATCAGTACGGAAATCCCGGACCTCATCCGTGTCATGGACCTGCAGCAAGAGCAGCTGGCGCGCAGCCTGGGTGAAGGGCATCGCGTGATTCACGGCGTGGCGGGTTCGGGCAAAACGCTGATCCTGGGTTATCGCGCCGAGCACCTCGCAAAGCTGAGCCAGCGGCCGATTGCGATCCTTTGCTACAACAAGACCCTGGCAGCCAAGCTGGCCGCCATGATCGAGCAAAAAGGGTTGGGCGATAAAATCGTGGCCATCAATTTCCACGCGTGGTGCATGCGCCAGCTTGACACCTATCACGTCGACAAGCCCGCTAAATCAGCCGATCTGGATGCTTATTTCGAGGCGTGCATCGATAGCGTGATCCGGGGCGTGGACAGCGATCTGATTCCCCGGGGGCAGTACGACGCCGTACTGATCGACGAGGGGCATGACTTCAAACCGGCCTGGTTCAAGCTGATCGTTCAAATGGTCAATCCTGAAACCAAATCGCTGCTGGTCTTGTACGACGATGCACAGTCGATTTATCACACGGCAAAGAAGCTGAAATTCTCGTTCTCGAGTGTTGGCGTGCACGCAGCAGGGCGCACCACCATCCTGAAACTCAATTATCGGAACACGGCTGAAATCCTGGCGGTGGCGCGCGCCTTTGCCGCCGAGCTGCTCACCGCGCACAATACCGAGGATGATGAAGCGCCGACGGTCCAGCCGATGAGCACAGGCCGGCATGGTCCGAAGCCGATTCTGGTGCAACTGCCAAGTCTGCAGAAAGAAGCTGAATTCCTGGCCGATAAACTCGTTGCGGCCAGCAAGACCGGCACGCCATGGGGCGAGATGGCGCTGATCTATCGGCGTTATGGCGTCGGTAAAGTGCTGGCCGAGGTATTGCAGCGGCGCGACATTCCGTTTCAATGGCAGCAGGCAAAAGGCATGGCCTATTCGCCGGTACACGACAGCGTCAAGCTGATCACCATGCACAGCAGCAAGGGGCTGGAGTTTTCACTGGTGGGCATTCCCGGCCTTGGCGCCGAGTTGAAGGAAGAGGACATCGTCGAGGACGAGGCGCGCCTGCTGTATGTGGCGATGACCCGTGCCACACATGAGCTGGTAATGACGTGCGATGGCATCACACCCCACACAGACAAGCTCAAGCGCGCAATGACGGTGCTGGAAACAATGTAA